One segment of Lutra lutra chromosome 12, mLutLut1.2, whole genome shotgun sequence DNA contains the following:
- the PGAM5 gene encoding serine/threonine-protein phosphatase PGAM5, mitochondrial isoform X1: protein MAFRQALQLAACGLAGGSAAVLFSAVAVGKPRAGGDAEPRVVEAPAWAGSARPGPGVWDPNWDRREPLSLVNLRKRNLDSGEEELASRLDHCKAKATRHIFLIRHSQYHVDASLEKDRTLTPLGREQAELTGLRLASLGLKFNKIVHSSMTRAIETTDIISKHLPGVCKVSTDLLREGAPIEPDPPVSHWKPEAVQYYEDGARIEAAFRNYIHRADAKQQEDSYEIFICHANVIRYIVCRALQFPPEGWLRLSLNNGSITHLVVRPDGRVALRTLGDTGFMPPDKISRS, encoded by the exons ATGGCGTTCCGACAGGCGCTGCAGCTGGCGGCCTGCGGCCTGGCCGGAGGCTCGGCCGCCGTGCTCTTCTCGGCGGTGGCGGTGGGGAAGCCCCGCGCGGGCGGGGACGCGGAGCCGCGCGTGGTCGAGGCGCCGGCGTGGGCGGGGTCCGCGCGCCCCGGGCCGGGCGTCTGGGACCCCAACTGGGACAG GCGAGAACCACTGTCCCTGGTCAACCTGCGGAAGAGGAACCTGGACTCTGGAGAAGAAGAACTGGCGTCCAGGCTGGACCACTGCAAAGCCAAGGCCACACGACACATCTTCCTCATCAGGCACTCCCAGTACCACGTGGATGCCTCCCTGGAAAAGGACCGCACTCTGACGCCCCTGG GTCGTGAACAGGCGGAACTAACCGGGCTCCGACTTGCAAGCCTGGGGTTGAAGTTCAATAAAATTGTCCATTCGTCCATGACCCGAGCGATAGAAACCACTGATATCATCAGCAAACACCTGCCAG GAGTCTGCAAGGTCAGCACAGACCTGCTGAGAGAGGGCGCCCCCATCGAGCCCGACCCTCCCGTGTCCCACTGGAAGCCGGAGGCTGTG cagtaTTACGAAGACGGAGCCCGGATCGAGGCCGCCTTCCGGAACTATATCCACCGGGCAGACGCTAAGCAGCAGGAGGACAGTTACGAGATCTTCATCTGCCACGCCAACGTCATCCGCTACATCGTGTGCCG ggCACTGCAGTTCCCTCCAGAAGGCTGGCTCCGCCTGTCACTCAACAATGGCAGCATCACCCACCTGGTGGTCCGGCCAGATGGCCGAGTGGCGCTCAGGACCCTTGGGGACACGGGGTTCATGCCTCCGGACAAGATCTCCCGCTCCTGA
- the PGAM5 gene encoding serine/threonine-protein phosphatase PGAM5, mitochondrial isoform X2, producing MAFRQALQLAACGLAGGSAAVLFSAVAVGKPRAGGDAEPRVVEAPAWAGSARPGPGVWDPNWDRREPLSLVNLRKRNLDSGEEELASRLDHCKAKATRHIFLIRHSQYHVDASLEKDRTLTPLGREQAELTGLRLASLGLKFNKIVHSSMTRAIETTDIISKHLPGVCKVSTDLLREGAPIEPDPPVSHWKPEAVYYEDGARIEAAFRNYIHRADAKQQEDSYEIFICHANVIRYIVCRALQFPPEGWLRLSLNNGSITHLVVRPDGRVALRTLGDTGFMPPDKISRS from the exons ATGGCGTTCCGACAGGCGCTGCAGCTGGCGGCCTGCGGCCTGGCCGGAGGCTCGGCCGCCGTGCTCTTCTCGGCGGTGGCGGTGGGGAAGCCCCGCGCGGGCGGGGACGCGGAGCCGCGCGTGGTCGAGGCGCCGGCGTGGGCGGGGTCCGCGCGCCCCGGGCCGGGCGTCTGGGACCCCAACTGGGACAG GCGAGAACCACTGTCCCTGGTCAACCTGCGGAAGAGGAACCTGGACTCTGGAGAAGAAGAACTGGCGTCCAGGCTGGACCACTGCAAAGCCAAGGCCACACGACACATCTTCCTCATCAGGCACTCCCAGTACCACGTGGATGCCTCCCTGGAAAAGGACCGCACTCTGACGCCCCTGG GTCGTGAACAGGCGGAACTAACCGGGCTCCGACTTGCAAGCCTGGGGTTGAAGTTCAATAAAATTGTCCATTCGTCCATGACCCGAGCGATAGAAACCACTGATATCATCAGCAAACACCTGCCAG GAGTCTGCAAGGTCAGCACAGACCTGCTGAGAGAGGGCGCCCCCATCGAGCCCGACCCTCCCGTGTCCCACTGGAAGCCGGAGGCTGTG taTTACGAAGACGGAGCCCGGATCGAGGCCGCCTTCCGGAACTATATCCACCGGGCAGACGCTAAGCAGCAGGAGGACAGTTACGAGATCTTCATCTGCCACGCCAACGTCATCCGCTACATCGTGTGCCG ggCACTGCAGTTCCCTCCAGAAGGCTGGCTCCGCCTGTCACTCAACAATGGCAGCATCACCCACCTGGTGGTCCGGCCAGATGGCCGAGTGGCGCTCAGGACCCTTGGGGACACGGGGTTCATGCCTCCGGACAAGATCTCCCGCTCCTGA